The proteins below are encoded in one region of Coffea arabica cultivar ET-39 chromosome 4c, Coffea Arabica ET-39 HiFi, whole genome shotgun sequence:
- the LOC113738992 gene encoding DELLA protein RGL3-like has translation MWYKVERLRNPQKLLEESPDTPNNSCCSQALLTDKIMKLAKAQLVQLNSKKADVLSSGKGCFKGQCGVSSKVAQDLELALLVQAAAEKVEDEQLVYARKLLNICDVLASKTCNFVQKEVPFCLETQFISSQSILEAVTAAKKVHLMDFEIDNGSQWTLIMEALAVSHECPVEHLKITDIVVSDLKDLKEEFYNSVADEAVAIDLAYRLWSLLAWPNHLEALMAVIKNLKPSFLVLKEVEVYAKALTFLERFNEKLLFISGLIDSTNSCMEKHILYRKLVEEVHW, from the exons ATGTGGTACAAAGTTGAACGTTTGAGGAATCCGCAAAAGCTTCTTGAGGAGAGCCCTGATACCCCAAATAATTCTTGTTGCTCTCAAGCCTTGCTAACTGATAAGATTATGAAATTAGCGAAAGCACAGCTGGTTCAATTAAACTCCAAGAAGGCAGATGTTCTCTCCAGTGGAAAAGGTTGCTTTAAAGGCCAATGCGGCGTATCTTCCAAAGTTGCTCAAGACTTGGAACTTGCACTGTTAGTTCAAGCTGCAGCTGAGAAAGTTGAAGATGAACAGTTAGTTTATGCCAGAAAATTGCTGAATATATGCGATGTCTTAGCTTCTAAAACTTGTAATTTTGTTCAAAAG GAAGTCCCATTCTGTCTGGAAACACAATTCATATCAAGTCAATCCATACTGGAAGCTGTGACAGCAGCTAAGAAAGTTCATTTAATGGATTTTGAAATTGATAATGGTTCACAGTGGACACTGATTATGGAAGCTCTTGCTGTCAGTCATGAATGCCCTGTTGAACATCTCAAGATTACTGAC ATAGTTGTGTCAGACCTCAAGGATCTCAAGGAAGAATTCTATAATTCAGTGGCTGATGAAGCTGTGGCAATTGATTTGGCATACCGGCTTTGGTCATTGTTAGCATGGCCTAATCATTTAGAAGCCTTGATGGCAGTGATCAAGAATCTCAAGCCAAGTTTTCTGGTGCTCAAGGAAGTGGAGGTCTATGCAAAGGCACTAACTTTCCTGGAACGTTTCAATGAAAAGCTCCTCTTTATCAGCGGGCTAATTGATTCCACAAATTCTTGTATGGAAAAACACATACTGTATAGAAAACTGGTAGAAGAAGTTCACTGGTAG
- the LOC140005282 gene encoding uncharacterized protein, with translation MEKPKLFLSYIILAVMMVDLCLIAQSREIESPQYTVVHSESDFEVRFYRDSVWMSAPAKETSFRKATKDGFHRLFQYIQGANLNFSRIYMTAPVLTSIVPGAGPLHASAYFVKLYLPLKFQASPPLPLPELNLAPDSWSSHCIAVRQFSGFARDSNIVKEAEKLAISLSRSQWANSTSHSEYAYSIAQYNSPFRIIGRKNEVWVDVAGSEANGCKSSLLASY, from the exons ATGGAGAAGCCAAAATTGTTCCTTTCTTACATAATCCTGGCAGTAATGATGGTGGATTTATGTTTGATAGCTCAAAGCAGGGAAATTGAATCACCGCAGTACACGGTTGTGCACTCAGAATCAGATTTTGAGGTGAGATTTTACAGGGACTCTGTTTGGATGAGTGCACCTGCCAAAGAAACCTCCTTTCGGAAAGCCACAAAAGATGGTTTTCACAG GTTATTTCAGTATATTCAAGGGGCAAACTTGAACTTCTCTAGGATCTACATGACTGCACCTGTCTTGACAAGCATTGTTCCGGGAGCTGGACCTCTTCATGCATCAGCATACTTCGTGAAACTCTATCTACCTCTCAAGTTTCAAGCCAGCCCACCACTTCCACTTCCTGAGCTCAATCTTGCACCTGATTCCTGGAGCAGTCACTGTATCGCTGTAAGGCAGTTCTCAGGATTCGCCAGGGACAGCAACATTGTCAAAGAAGCCGAGAAATTAGCCATCAGTTTGAGCAGATCTCAGTGGGCAAATTCAACTTCCCACAGCGAATATGCTTACTCAATTGCCCAGTACAACAGTCCTTTCCGAATTATTGGACGTAAGAATGAGGTTTGGGTTGATGTTGCTGGATCTGAAGCAAATGGGTGCAAGTCAAGCCTGCTGGCTTCATACTGA
- the LOC140005281 gene encoding probable apyrase 7, translating to MRVFGNFSRLPTLGLLDLGGSSLQVVTEVDELREDDHHLVSKIGPMEHQLLIYSLPAFGLNEAFDRSVVMLTHSEALRESRDGIFEVRHPCLSSSYLQNFTCHGCFGLERMSSENVTTKMEEKELSSYIWLAGSSNWENCKELARAAAVNSSNSKLSELENHSKCIGLSSRTGKMMLNLTSYSHYNALSGFFAISNRLNLSAKANLTKMWETGEHICPRLWADQRSTSAQDCFHLSYMASLIEDALCLRNAEITFGPGDVSWTLGAALIEGDHLWRSTSESQKGFLTLKGNERISSSFLLFALLSFLLLIVHYSHIKLPMPNRGTSSTRGCLPSYLGPKRQPA from the exons ATGAGGGTATTTGGGAACTTTTCGAGGTTGCCAACCTTGGGACTTCTTGATTTAGGAGGTTCATCGTTGCAGGTGGTGACAGAAGTGGATGAACTGAGAGAGGATGACCATCATTTAGTATCAAAGATTGGCCCAATGGAACACCAACTTTTAATATACTCATTACCCGCATTTGGCTTGAATGAAGCTTTTGATCGAAGCGTTGTTATGCTAACTCATAGTGAGGCTCTTAGGGAAAGTAGGGATGGCATATTTGAAGTCAGGCATCCTTGTTTGAGTTCCAGTTATCTGCAAAATTTTACTTGCCATGGTTGCTTTGGACTAGAGAGGATGAGTTCAGAAAATGTCACTACTAAGATGGAAGAAAAGGAGCTTAGTTCTTATATCTGGTTGGCTGGGAGCTCAAATTGGGAAAATTGCAAGGAACTTGCAAGGGCAGCTGCTGTTAATTCAAGCAATTCAAAGTTGTCGGAGCTGgaaaatcactcaaaatgcattGGCTTGTCTTCTCGAACAG GCAAGATGATGCTTAACTTAACATCCTATTCTCACTACAATGCGTTGTCTGGTTTCTTTGCAATCTCCAACAGACTGAATTTGAGTGCTAAAGCAAATTTGACGAAGATGTGGGAGACAGGAGAACACATCTGCCCGAGATTATGGGCTGATCAGAGAAGCACCTCTGCACAAGATTGTTTCCATTTGTCTTATATGGCATCACTTATTGAAGATGCTTTGTGTCTTAGAAATGCAGAGATAACCTTTGGTCCTGGAgatgtttcttggaccttggGAGCTGCACTCATTGAGGGAGACCACCTGTGGCGTAGCACTTCTGAATCTCAAAAAGGATTTTTAACCCTGAAAGGGAATGAGAGGATATCATCCTCTTTTCTTCTGTTTGCATtactttcatttcttcttttaattgttcattATAGTCACATTAAACTGCCTATGCCTAACAGGGGAACTTCCTCCACTAGGGGATGTTTGCCATCTTACTTAGGCCCCAAAAGACAGCCAGCCTAA
- the LOC140004681 gene encoding DELLA protein RGL1-like, which produces MKLAKAQLVQLNSKKADVLSSGKGCFKGQCGVSSKVAQDLELALLVQAAAEKVEDEQLVYARKLLNICDVLASKTCNFVQKEVPFCLETQFISSQSILEAVTAAKKVHLMDFEIDNGSQWTLIMEALAVSHECPVEHLKITDIVVSDLKDLKEEFYNSVADEAVAIDLAYRLWSLLAWPNHLEALMAVIKNLKPSFLVLKEVEVYAKALTFLERFNEKLLFISGLIDSTNSCMEKHILYRKLVEEVHW; this is translated from the exons ATGAAATTAGCGAAAGCACAGCTGGTTCAATTAAACTCCAAGAAGGCAGATGTTCTCTCCAGTGGAAAAGGTTGCTTTAAAGGCCAATGCGGCGTATCTTCCAAAGTTGCTCAAGACTTGGAACTTGCACTGTTAGTTCAAGCTGCAGCTGAGAAAGTTGAAGATGAACAGTTAGTTTATGCCAGAAAATTGCTGAATATATGCGATGTCTTAGCTTCTAAAACTTGTAATTTTGTTCAAAAG GAAGTCCCATTCTGTCTGGAAACACAATTCATATCAAGTCAATCCATACTGGAAGCTGTGACAGCAGCTAAGAAAGTTCATTTAATGGATTTTGAAATTGATAATGGTTCACAGTGGACACTGATTATGGAAGCTCTTGCTGTCAGTCATGAATGCCCTGTTGAACATCTCAAGATTACTGAC ATAGTTGTGTCAGACCTCAAGGATCTCAAGGAAGAATTCTATAATTCAGTGGCTGATGAAGCTGTGGCAATTGATTTGGCATACCGGCTTTGGTCATTGTTAGCATGGCCTAATCATTTAGAAGCCTTGATGGCAGTGATCAAGAATCTCAAGCCAAGTTTTCTGGTGCTCAAGGAAGTGGAGGTCTATGCAAAGGCACTAACTTTCCTGGAACGTTTCAATGAAAAGCTCCTCTTTATCAGCGGGCTAATTGATTCCACAAATTCTTGTATGGAAAAACACATACTGTATAGAAAACTGGTAGAAGAAGTTCACTGGTAG
- the LOC140005283 gene encoding probable apyrase 7: protein MEPKSPSKSKLPVMGANKYSRILKVGATLLMILSLVLVGVFIFRPSIVNKMSQRDSYYTVVLDCGSTGTRVNVYKWMVKDGVSYGNLPVLLDSYPGNFAKSDGCRYHCMQSEPGLHNFVGNASGVRVSLEPLIRLAEQWVPLEKHGITPIFVLCTAGMRRLASEDTRRVLEDVEDVVENHGFLYRKDWIRVLSGNEEAYYGWVSLNYKMRVFGNFSRLPTLGLLDLGGSSLQVVTEVDELREDDHHLVSKIGPMEHQLLIYSLPAFGLNEAFDRSVVMLTHSEALRESRDGIFEVRHPCLSSSYLQNFTCHGCFGLERMSSENVTTKMEEKELSSYIWLAGSSNWENCKELARAAAVNSSNSKLSELENHSKCIGLSSRTGKMMLNLTSYSHYNALSGFFAISNRLNLSAKANLTKMWETGEHICPRLWADQRSTSAQDCFHLSYMASLIEDALCLRNAEITFGPGDVSWTLGAALIEGDHLWRSTSESQKGFLTLKGNERISSSFLLFALLSFLLLIVHYSHIKLPMPNRGTSSTRGCLPSYLGPKRQPA, encoded by the exons atggaacccaAATCGCCATCAAAATCAAAACTTCCGGTCATGGGAGCTAATAAGTATTCTAGAATTCTAAAAGTTGGAGCAACCCTTTTGATGATTCTGAGTTTAGTATTGGTTGGGGTTTTTATATTTAGGCCTAGCATAGTTAATAAAATGTCCCAAAGGGATTCTTATTATACTGTTGTTTTGGATTGTGGAAGTACTGGTACAAGAGTAAATGTGTATAAATGGATGGTTAAAGATGGAGTTAGTTATGGTAATTTACCAGTTTTGTTGGATAGTTATCCTGGAAATTTTGCTAAGAGTGATGGCTGTCGATATCATTGTATGCAGAGTGAACCAGGTTTACATAATTTTGTAGGTAATGCATCTGGAGTGAGGGTGTCATTGGAACCTTTGATTCGATTAGCTGAACAATGGGTACCTTTGGAGAAGCATGGGATTACACCTATTTTTGTCTTGTGTACTGCTGGAATGAGGAGGTTGGCATCTGAGGATACTAGGAGAGTTTTGGAAGACGTTGAGGATGTTGTAGAAAACCATGGGTTTTTATATAGGAAAGATTGGATTAGGGTGTTGAGTGGTAACGAAGAGGCTTACTATGGTTGGGTTTCTTTGAACTATAAGATGAGGGTATTTGGGAACTTTTCGAGGTTGCCAACCTTGGGACTTCTTGATTTAGGAGGTTCATCGTTGCAGGTGGTGACAGAAGTGGATGAACTGAGAGAGGATGACCATCATTTAGTATCAAAGATTGGCCCAATGGAACACCAACTTTTAATATACTCATTACCCGCATTTGGCTTGAATGAAGCTTTTGATCGAAGCGTTGTTATGCTAACTCATAGTGAGGCTCTTAGGGAAAGTAGGGATGGCATATTTGAAGTCAGGCATCCTTGTTTGAGTTCCAGTTATCTGCAAAATTTTACTTGCCATGGTTGCTTTGGACTAGAGAGGATGAGTTCAGAAAATGTCACTACTAAGATGGAAGAAAAGGAGCTTAGTTCTTATATCTGGTTGGCTGGGAGCTCAAATTGGGAAAATTGCAAGGAACTTGCAAGGGCAGCTGCTGTTAATTCAAGCAATTCAAAGTTGTCGGAGCTGgaaaatcactcaaaatgcattGGCTTGTCTTCTCGAACAG GCAAGATGATGCTTAACTTAACATCCTATTCTCACTACAATGCGTTGTCTGGTTTCTTTGCAATCTCCAACAGACTGAATTTGAGTGCTAAAGCAAATTTGACGAAGATGTGGGAGACAGGAGAACACATCTGCCCGAGATTATGGGCTGATCAGAGAAGCACCTCTGCACAAGATTGTTTCCATTTGTCTTATATGGCATCACTTATTGAAGATGCTTTGTGTCTTAGAAATGCAGAGATAACCTTTGGTCCTGGAgatgtttcttggaccttggGAGCTGCACTCATTGAGGGAGACCACCTGTGGCGTAGCACTTCTGAATCTCAAAAAGGATTTTTAACCCTGAAAGGGAATGAGAGGATATCATCCTCTTTTCTTCTGTTTGCATtactttcatttcttcttttaattgttcattATAGTCACATTAAACTGCCTATGCCTAACAGGGGAACTTCCTCCACTAGGGGATGTTTGCCATCTTACTTAGGCCCCAAAAGACAGCCAGCCTAA